The Clostridioides sp. ES-S-0010-02 genome window below encodes:
- a CDS encoding phosphoribosylaminoimidazolecarboxamide formyltransferase — MAKELELKYGCNPNQKPSKIYMKNGELPIEVLNGKPGYINFLDAFNSWQLVKELKEATGLPAATSFKHVSPAGAAVGIPLSDTLKQIYFVDDLELSPLACAYAMARGADRMSSYGDFIALSDVCDKETATIIAREVSDGVIAPGYTDEALEILKGKRKGNYNIVKIDENYTPEPIETKDVYGITFEQGRNEILINEDLLKDIPTDNKIFTDNAKRDLIIALITLKYTQSNSVCYVKDGQVIGVGAGQQSRIHCTRLAGNKADIWYLRQHPKVLNLKFKKDIGRPDRDNTIDVYLSDDYMDVLADGIWQNFFEEKPEPLTGEGKRAWLKTLTGVALGSDAFFPFGDNIERAKRSGVSFIAQPGGSIRDDNVILTCNKYNIVMAFTKNRLFHH, encoded by the coding sequence ATGGCAAAAGAACTAGAACTAAAGTATGGCTGTAATCCAAACCAAAAACCATCAAAGATTTATATGAAAAATGGAGAACTTCCTATAGAAGTATTAAATGGAAAGCCTGGATACATAAATTTTTTGGATGCATTTAATAGTTGGCAACTTGTAAAAGAATTAAAAGAGGCTACTGGTCTTCCAGCAGCAACTTCATTTAAACATGTAAGTCCAGCAGGTGCAGCAGTAGGTATACCTTTATCAGATACTTTAAAGCAAATATACTTTGTTGATGATTTAGAGCTTTCTCCATTAGCTTGTGCTTATGCAATGGCAAGAGGGGCAGATAGAATGTCTTCTTATGGAGATTTTATAGCACTTTCAGATGTGTGTGATAAAGAAACTGCAACTATTATAGCGAGAGAGGTTTCTGATGGTGTAATAGCCCCAGGATATACAGATGAGGCTCTTGAAATATTAAAAGGAAAGCGTAAAGGTAATTACAATATTGTAAAAATTGATGAAAATTATACTCCTGAACCTATTGAAACAAAGGATGTTTATGGAATTACTTTTGAACAAGGCAGAAATGAAATATTAATAAATGAAGACCTGTTAAAAGATATCCCAACTGATAATAAAATCTTTACAGATAACGCAAAGCGTGATTTAATTATAGCTCTTATCACATTAAAATATACACAATCAAACTCAGTTTGTTATGTTAAAGATGGACAAGTAATAGGAGTAGGTGCAGGACAACAATCACGTATTCACTGTACTAGACTTGCAGGTAATAAAGCTGATATTTGGTATCTTCGCCAACATCCTAAAGTATTAAATTTAAAATTTAAAAAAGATATAGGTCGTCCAGATAGAGATAATACTATTGATGTATATCTTTCTGATGATTATATGGATGTACTTGCTGATGGTATATGGCAAAATTTCTTTGAAGAAAAACCAGAACCTCTTACTGGAGAAGGTAAAAGAGCATGGCTTAAAACTCTAACAGGAGTAGCTCTTGGTTCTGATGCATTTTTCCCATTTGGAGATAATATAGAACGTGCTAAAAGAAGTGGAGTAAGTTTTATAGCACAACCAGGTGGCTCTATTCGTGATGATAATGTTATATTAACTTGCAATAAGTACAATATAGTTATGGCATTTACTAAAAATAGATTGTTCCATCATTAA
- a CDS encoding PTS glucose transporter subunit IIA, with protein sequence MFKKLFSKNKNEEVKSNYIKGILQSPLTGKVLSITDVPDDAFSSKMLGDGIAIEPQEGVVSSPVDGEVIQVFLPSKHAICIKSEDGLEILIHIGLDTVKMNGDGFEVLVNAGDKVYCGQKLIRFNLEKIKKSVKSVITPIVITNSYDIDRVEILRTGDICIGEDLMKVYK encoded by the coding sequence ATGTTCAAAAAGTTATTCTCAAAAAATAAAAATGAAGAAGTAAAAAGTAATTATATAAAAGGAATATTACAATCGCCACTTACAGGGAAAGTATTAAGTATAACTGATGTTCCTGATGATGCTTTTTCTAGTAAAATGCTAGGTGATGGGATTGCTATAGAGCCACAAGAAGGAGTCGTATCTTCTCCTGTTGATGGTGAGGTGATTCAAGTGTTTTTGCCATCTAAACATGCTATATGCATAAAGAGTGAAGATGGTTTGGAGATACTAATACATATCGGATTAGATACTGTAAAGATGAATGGAGATGGATTTGAAGTATTAGTAAATGCAGGAGATAAAGTTTACTGTGGGCAAAAACTTATAAGATTTAATTTAGAAAAAATTAAAAAAAGCGTTAAATCTGTTATAACTCCTATAGTTATAACCAATTCTTATGACATAGATAGAGTTGAAATTTTAAGAACTGGAGATATATGTATTGGAGAAGATTTAATGAAAGTTTATAAGTAA
- a CDS encoding SPASM domain-containing protein, protein MKSISVLIKPVSSLCNLRCRYCFYGNVSDLREVKSYGIMQEDTIKNIVNNTFEILDNGDIVTFAFQGGEPTLAGLRFFQYFIEYVSKIKKNITVNYSIQTNGTLIDNQWCEFLKKNNFLVGLSLDLLEDLHDKNRVYSDNKGSYIDVINTKKLLETHKINFNILCVLTKQIALNPKEVFNFIKLNNVKYIQFIPCLDDLDCKTKSEYSLEPKYFAYFYKIIFKLWKNEFDKGNYISINLFDNLISVLITGIPSTCGIIGKCQPQFVIEADGSVYPCDFYVLDNFNLGNIKDNTLLDILRKSKMQEFLHKDINKESICLKCNFHKICGGGCKRMKNSMYIDSSNNYCGYKEFLMSTFGDLEKISVLVYKNQIPK, encoded by the coding sequence ATGAAAAGTATATCAGTTTTAATTAAACCTGTTTCATCGTTATGTAATTTGAGATGTAGATATTGTTTTTATGGAAATGTGAGTGATTTAAGAGAAGTAAAATCCTATGGTATTATGCAGGAAGACACTATAAAAAACATAGTAAATAATACATTTGAAATTTTGGATAATGGAGATATAGTTACATTTGCTTTTCAAGGTGGAGAGCCTACTTTAGCTGGATTAAGATTTTTCCAATATTTTATTGAGTATGTTAGTAAAATAAAAAAAAATATAACAGTAAACTACTCTATTCAAACGAATGGAACTCTTATTGATAATCAATGGTGTGAGTTCTTAAAGAAAAATAATTTTTTAGTAGGATTATCATTAGATTTACTAGAAGACTTGCATGATAAAAATCGTGTATATTCAGATAATAAGGGAAGTTATATAGATGTAATAAATACAAAAAAACTACTGGAAACACACAAGATAAACTTTAACATACTGTGTGTTTTGACAAAACAGATTGCACTTAATCCAAAAGAGGTTTTTAATTTTATAAAATTAAACAATGTGAAGTATATACAATTTATACCTTGTTTAGATGATTTAGACTGTAAAACTAAGTCAGAGTACTCTTTAGAACCTAAATATTTTGCATACTTTTATAAAATAATATTTAAGCTTTGGAAAAATGAGTTTGATAAAGGAAATTATATAAGTATTAATTTGTTCGATAATCTTATATCCGTTTTAATTACAGGAATTCCTAGTACCTGTGGGATAATTGGGAAATGCCAACCGCAATTTGTAATAGAGGCTGATGGAAGTGTATATCCATGTGATTTTTATGTACTAGATAACTTTAATTTAGGTAATATAAAAGATAACACTTTATTGGATATTTTAAGAAAATCTAAAATGCAAGAATTTTTGCATAAAGATATAAACAAAGAAAGTATTTGTTTAAAGTGTAATTTTCACAAAATATGTGGTGGTGGATGCAAAAGAATGAAAAATTCTATGTATATTGATTCTAGTAATAATTACTGTGGATATAAAGAATTTTTAATGTCTACTTTTGGTGATTTAGAAAAAATATCAGTATTAGTATATAAAAATCAAATACCAAAATAA
- a CDS encoding fumarylacetoacetate hydrolase family protein, protein MKFVTFCTGNEENIGVFNSEANSIYEINSLGLSKLYTDMNDFIENVSTGDLEKIKNNSFENAKCYKLEEVKLCSPIVRPKKDIICLGLNYKDHVNEIPDGVIKNVVMPDYPIYFSKRADKAIGVDDKISLHGDLVEKLDYESELAVIIGKEGINISKEDAYEYIFGYTIMNDISERALQDKHVQWYRGKSLDTHTSMGPCIVHKEEFEHPLKLDISSVVNGEVRQDSNTKYFIFDIPTVISDLSRGMTLKPGDIISTGTPAGVAMGMNPQVYLKHGDVVECKVEGIGVLKNIVD, encoded by the coding sequence ATGAAATTTGTAACTTTCTGTACTGGCAATGAAGAAAATATAGGTGTATTTAACTCAGAAGCAAATAGTATATATGAAATTAATAGTTTGGGATTAAGTAAATTATATACAGATATGAATGATTTTATTGAAAATGTATCTACAGGTGATTTAGAAAAAATAAAAAACAATTCATTTGAAAATGCAAAGTGTTATAAGTTAGAAGAAGTGAAATTATGTTCCCCAATTGTAAGACCTAAAAAAGATATTATATGTTTAGGTCTAAACTATAAAGACCATGTCAATGAAATTCCAGATGGTGTTATAAAAAATGTAGTTATGCCAGACTATCCTATTTATTTCTCTAAAAGAGCAGATAAGGCAATTGGAGTAGATGATAAGATAAGTCTGCATGGAGATTTAGTAGAAAAGCTGGATTATGAATCAGAGCTGGCAGTAATTATAGGAAAAGAAGGTATAAATATATCAAAAGAAGATGCCTATGAATATATATTTGGATATACAATAATGAATGATATAAGTGAAAGAGCACTTCAAGACAAACATGTGCAGTGGTATAGAGGAAAAAGTTTAGATACACATACCTCTATGGGGCCTTGCATAGTACATAAAGAAGAATTTGAGCATCCTTTAAAACTGGATATAAGTAGTGTGGTAAATGGAGAAGTAAGACAAGATTCTAATACAAAATATTTTATATTTGATATACCTACTGTAATAAGTGATTTATCAAGAGGAATGACTCTAAAACCAGGAGATATAATTTCAACTGGAACTCCAGCAGGTGTTGCTATGGGAATGAATCCTCAAGTATATTTAAAACATGGTGATGTGGTTGAATGTAAAGTCGAAGGAATAGGAGTTTTAAAAAATATAGTTGATTAA
- the treR gene encoding trehalose operon repressor, whose translation MKKFYEIYLDLEKDIRNNVYEVGELLPTEVKLAQKYRVSRETIRKAQSLLLEKGFIQKKQGKGAIVLDINKFEIEGSGLISFNELQKNKNLDTEISVLKNKKEIMPLEICKKLDIDTKTKIIAVERLRKINGEAVILDKDYFISEIIPEIPLTAVQSSIFNYIEKNLELKIGYANKEVTVAPVTEEDKILLDVGTDTHVVVIRSEVYLEDTRLFQYHESRHRVDTFRFVDFARRRNL comes from the coding sequence TTGAAGAAATTTTATGAAATATATTTAGATTTAGAGAAAGATATAAGAAATAATGTATATGAAGTAGGAGAGCTTTTACCAACAGAAGTAAAGCTTGCTCAAAAATATCGAGTATCAAGAGAAACTATTAGAAAAGCACAGTCGCTTTTACTAGAGAAGGGGTTTATACAAAAAAAACAAGGTAAAGGGGCTATTGTTTTAGATATAAATAAATTTGAAATAGAAGGGTCAGGGTTGATTAGTTTCAATGAATTACAAAAGAATAAAAATTTAGATACAGAAATAAGTGTACTAAAAAATAAAAAGGAGATTATGCCTTTAGAAATTTGTAAAAAACTAGATATAGATACAAAAACTAAGATTATAGCAGTTGAAAGGCTTAGAAAAATTAATGGAGAAGCTGTTATTTTAGATAAAGATTACTTTATATCTGAAATAATACCAGAAATACCATTAACAGCGGTTCAAAGTTCAATATTTAATTATATAGAGAAAAATTTAGAACTAAAAATAGGTTATGCAAATAAAGAAGTAACAGTAGCTCCTGTTACAGAAGAAGATAAAATATTGCTAGATGTTGGAACAGACACACATGTTGTAGTGATACGAAGTGAAGTTTATTTAGAAGATACAAGATTATTTCAGTATCATGAATCTAGACATAGAGTTGATACATTTAGATTTGTAGATTTTGCAAGAAGAAGAAATCTTTAA
- a CDS encoding sulfite exporter TauE/SafE family protein yields MNVILFAIAVLSTTIGAITGIGGGVIIKPVLDLIGIFDVSTISVLSSFTVLSMAIVSVYKQIKSKLFKINFRLILIGVASVLGGTIGQRLLDLSISYVNNPSIIKITQNIMMIILLVMVYLYRDKSLNVKFNTNITYFIVGIFLGVTSSFLGIGGGPINVAVFTILFGLSAKEAAFNSIITILFSNISKLVTVFINTGFGIYDLSGLPFMIIGAVLGGIIGSSISKNMDDKRVKYMLSYMTIIITGINIYSIFQVIYFMN; encoded by the coding sequence ATGAATGTAATTTTATTTGCAATAGCTGTACTTTCAACAACTATAGGAGCTATAACAGGCATTGGTGGAGGTGTAATAATAAAGCCAGTACTAGATTTGATTGGAATATTTGATGTTTCAACTATAAGTGTGTTATCATCTTTTACTGTGTTATCGATGGCAATTGTTTCTGTATATAAACAAATTAAATCAAAACTTTTTAAAATAAACTTTAGACTTATTTTAATTGGTGTAGCATCAGTATTAGGAGGTACTATAGGTCAAAGGTTATTAGATTTATCTATTTCATATGTAAATAATCCTTCTATAATAAAAATAACTCAAAATATTATGATGATTATTTTGTTAGTAATGGTTTATTTATATAGAGATAAAAGTTTAAATGTTAAGTTTAATACTAACATTACATATTTTATTGTTGGCATTTTTTTAGGGGTTACATCTTCATTTTTAGGAATAGGTGGAGGTCCTATAAATGTGGCCGTGTTTACAATATTATTTGGATTATCAGCTAAAGAAGCTGCGTTTAATTCCATTATAACTATTTTATTTTCTAATATTTCAAAGTTAGTTACAGTTTTCATAAATACAGGGTTTGGTATATATGATTTATCTGGATTACCTTTTATGATAATAGGAGCAGTGTTGGGAGGAATTATAGGTTCCTCTATTAGTAAAAATATGGATGACAAAAGAGTTAAATATATGTTATCGTATATGACTATAATTATTACTGGAATAAATATATATAGTATATTTCAGGTAATATATTTTATGAATTAA
- a CDS encoding sulfatase, translated as MKPNILLMISHDSGRKFSNYGYNVETPCINKLAQEGIQFDNYFCAAPQCSPSRGSILTGLYPHNNGLMGLAHLGFCIDSKHTTLPMELQKNGYETTLIGLSHETINEAPPIKDRVFSSTYDLGYDNFIAVPGDRAPKVAKEAVKFLEEYKENQEKPFYLNIGFFETHRDFDEYKPYADKLDEVEVFKFLPDTEDVRKDIALYNGSAKVLDKAIGKIYNKLQETGLDKNTIVILTTDHGVAFPGAKGMLKEAGLETALIILLPNSSQKNVKKEALLCNVDLLPTILDLIEAEIPKNIDGESFANLLKTNEDIGRDSFFTEMTWHDQYRPMRGIRTNEYSYVKNFEDGPKIYITVDSHLSLSGKAVRDKFYVPNDKEELYDLRKDPLEENNLINDSDYQDIAEELRKKVDNWMLETNDPLLKGPVKGTGSSRWKTEIEEGRAYPGRNEYYRLLSDK; from the coding sequence ATGAAACCAAATATTTTACTTATGATTTCTCATGACAGTGGTAGAAAATTCAGTAACTATGGATATAATGTGGAAACTCCATGTATAAATAAATTAGCTCAAGAAGGAATTCAATTTGATAATTATTTTTGTGCAGCACCTCAATGCAGTCCAAGTAGAGGAAGTATACTAACTGGATTATACCCTCACAATAATGGGTTAATGGGACTTGCACATCTAGGATTTTGTATAGATTCTAAACATACAACACTTCCTATGGAGTTACAAAAAAACGGATATGAAACAACATTAATAGGACTAAGCCATGAAACAATAAATGAAGCACCACCAATAAAAGATAGAGTATTTTCTTCAACCTATGACTTAGGATATGATAATTTTATAGCGGTTCCAGGGGATAGAGCTCCTAAGGTTGCTAAAGAGGCAGTTAAATTTTTAGAGGAATATAAAGAAAATCAGGAAAAGCCATTTTATTTAAATATAGGATTTTTTGAAACACATAGAGATTTTGATGAATATAAACCTTATGCAGATAAATTGGATGAAGTAGAGGTATTTAAGTTTTTACCCGATACAGAAGATGTAAGAAAAGATATAGCTTTATATAATGGTTCAGCAAAAGTATTGGATAAGGCAATAGGCAAAATATATAATAAATTACAAGAAACAGGATTAGATAAAAATACAATTGTTATACTGACAACAGACCATGGAGTTGCTTTTCCAGGAGCTAAAGGAATGTTAAAAGAAGCAGGATTAGAGACAGCACTTATAATTTTATTACCTAATTCCTCTCAAAAAAATGTAAAAAAAGAAGCATTATTATGTAATGTTGATTTATTGCCAACGATACTAGATTTAATTGAAGCTGAAATTCCTAAAAATATAGATGGAGAAAGTTTTGCCAATTTATTAAAAACTAATGAAGATATAGGTAGAGACTCATTCTTTACAGAAATGACATGGCATGACCAATATAGACCAATGAGAGGCATAAGGACTAATGAATATAGCTATGTTAAAAATTTTGAAGATGGGCCTAAAATATATATTACAGTTGATTCACATTTGAGTTTATCAGGTAAAGCTGTTAGAGATAAATTTTATGTTCCTAATGATAAAGAAGAACTTTATGATTTAAGAAAAGACCCACTAGAAGAAAATAATCTGATAAATGATTCAGATTATCAAGACATAGCAGAGGAATTGAGAAAGAAAGTTGATAATTGGATGTTAGAAACGAATGACCCACTTTTAAAAGGACCTGTAAAAGGAACAGGCTCAAGTAGATGGAAAACAGAAATAGAAGAGGGTAGAGCTTATCCAGGAAGAAACGAATATTATAGACTATTATCTGATAAGTAG
- a CDS encoding glycosyltransferase family 4 protein, translating into MKILHIITQKPNSTGSGIYMCGMIKGFEKIGHEQAVIAGIDVNDNVNCFSSDISFYPVKYNCGELNFPVVGMSDSMPYESTRYRDLNVEMIDRLKHQFKINIDRAMEDFKPDIIICHHLYLLTAFVREIVKDIKVMSVCHGTCLRQLNTIDLEKEYIISNIKKLDLIFALHKKQKDDIVKSFGVSESKVVVIGSGYNDSVFYDKNYKMQGDKIRIVFAGKICKSKGLIPFIKAISELIYRKDLIEVNFAGTGSDIESYNEIVKLANQSPFKMNFLGKLDQSDLAELFNKSHIFVLPSFYEGLPVVVLEALSCGLDVITTDIPGVREWIGSQINDSGKIEYVTLPSMHGEGIPNEEELSIFEKNLYNAMDSKIQYLLSNLEKRSFADMSKKTWDALAYRMNEVILMDEMCVI; encoded by the coding sequence GTGAAAATTCTTCATATAATAACACAAAAACCAAATAGTACGGGTAGTGGAATATACATGTGTGGTATGATAAAAGGGTTTGAAAAAATAGGTCATGAGCAAGCTGTAATTGCAGGTATAGATGTTAATGACAATGTAAACTGTTTTTCAAGTGATATAAGTTTTTATCCAGTAAAGTATAATTGTGGAGAACTAAATTTTCCTGTTGTAGGAATGAGTGATTCTATGCCATATGAAAGTACTAGATATAGAGATTTAAATGTAGAAATGATAGATAGATTAAAACATCAATTTAAAATAAATATAGACAGAGCTATGGAAGATTTTAAGCCAGATATTATAATATGTCATCATTTATATCTTTTAACAGCATTTGTCAGAGAGATTGTGAAAGATATTAAAGTTATGTCTGTTTGTCATGGGACTTGTTTAAGACAGTTAAATACTATAGATTTAGAAAAAGAATATATAATATCAAATATAAAAAAATTGGATTTAATATTTGCTCTTCATAAAAAGCAAAAAGATGATATTGTAAAAAGTTTTGGAGTAAGTGAAAGTAAAGTAGTTGTGATTGGCAGTGGATACAATGATAGTGTATTTTATGATAAAAATTATAAAATGCAAGGTGATAAGATAAGGATAGTGTTTGCAGGGAAGATATGTAAGTCAAAAGGGTTGATTCCATTTATAAAAGCTATATCTGAACTAATATATCGTAAAGATTTAATAGAAGTCAATTTTGCAGGTACAGGAAGTGATATTGAATCTTATAATGAGATTGTTAAGCTTGCAAATCAATCTCCATTTAAAATGAATTTCCTAGGAAAATTAGACCAAAGTGACTTAGCGGAGTTATTTAATAAGTCACATATATTTGTATTACCATCGTTTTATGAAGGGTTACCAGTTGTAGTTTTAGAGGCTTTATCATGTGGGTTAGATGTAATTACCACTGATATTCCTGGTGTTAGAGAGTGGATTGGTAGCCAAATTAATGATTCTGGCAAGATAGAATATGTAACTCTACCTTCTATGCATGGAGAAGGTATTCCAAATGAAGAAGAGTTATCTATATTTGAGAAGAATTTATATAATGCAATGGACTCTAAAATACAGTATCTATTATCCAATTTAGAGAAAAGGTCATTTGCAGATATGTCAAAAAAAACATGGGACGCTTTAGCTTATAGGATGAATGAAGTTATTTTAATGGATGAGATGTGTGTAATTTAG
- a CDS encoding cell wall-binding repeat-containing protein produces MKFSKRILALGISALLLSVSFPTSANALDKIENIKGTDKYETAGIISDKQDYTTAVLINSDSTMVDGISASGLAGVNNAAILLTNKNDIPEATLQRLNRVTKIYIIGGENTISKDVEKMLLMRRMQVIRIDGVDRVDTSYKIAAEIEKIKSSDKTFLVNGFKDEADAVSVASVAYRDGAPILLTKDIASAEEDTDLDPWFGVSPVPVYAIGGKSTLSDYIVSRYRATRIDGSDRYETNKNVIKKFYNETKEFYVASGDDLVYALVASPMAKNAPVVLVSDKSDKSILNNANKVTAIGINDNKVIEQCLEATK; encoded by the coding sequence ATGAAGTTTAGTAAAAGAATATTAGCATTAGGTATTTCAGCATTATTATTAAGTGTTAGTTTTCCAACATCAGCAAATGCACTAGATAAAATCGAAAATATCAAGGGAACGGATAAATATGAAACAGCTGGTATTATTTCTGATAAGCAAGATTATACAACAGCTGTACTTATCAACTCGGATTCTACGATGGTCGATGGTATTTCTGCTAGTGGTCTTGCAGGGGTAAATAATGCAGCAATTTTATTAACTAATAAGAATGATATACCAGAAGCCACTTTACAAAGGCTTAATAGAGTTACTAAGATATATATAATAGGTGGCGAAAATACTATAAGTAAAGATGTAGAAAAAATGCTACTTATGAGAAGAATGCAGGTTATAAGAATTGATGGAGTAGATAGAGTAGATACAAGTTATAAAATTGCAGCTGAAATAGAAAAGATAAAGAGTAGTGATAAGACGTTTTTAGTAAATGGATTTAAAGACGAGGCTGATGCAGTGAGTGTTGCGTCTGTTGCATACAGAGATGGTGCTCCTATTTTATTGACAAAGGATATAGCTTCAGCAGAAGAAGATACAGATTTAGACCCATGGTTTGGTGTTTCACCTGTTCCAGTATATGCTATTGGAGGAAAATCTACACTAAGTGATTATATAGTAAGTAGATATAGAGCAACTAGAATTGATGGTAGTGATAGATATGAAACTAATAAGAATGTAATTAAGAAGTTTTATAATGAAACAAAAGAGTTCTATGTGGCAAGTGGAGATGATTTAGTTTATGCTTTAGTTGCTTCACCAATGGCTAAAAACGCTCCTGTTGTTTTAGTTTCAGACAAAAGCGATAAGAGTATATTAAATAATGCTAATAAAGTTACTGCAATAGGTATAAATGATAATAAGGTTATAGAGCAATGTTTAGAAGCTACAAAATAA
- the treC gene encoding alpha,alpha-phosphotrehalase → MDFKKKVIYQIYPKSFNDSNNDGIGDLKGIIEKLPYLYKLGVDIIWINPFFVSPQRDNGYDIADYTSIDSMFGTMEDFEKLVDESKKYNIELMLDMVLNHTSTEHKWFKKALAGDKKYQDFYFIRDGKENNQLPTNWKSKFGGDAWGKFGDTDKYYLHLYDVTQADLNWRNPEVREELYKVVNFWIDRGVKGFRFDVINVIGKDEELKDSTNNIGKEMYTDKPIVHEFIKEMNKETFGRVEGITTVGEMSSTTIENCILYSSPKEKELSMTFNFHHLKVDYENGEKWSDMPFDFMMLKKLLNEWQEKIESGGGWNALFWNNHDQPRAISRFCNEEYRVEASKMLAATIHLLRGTPYIYQGEEIGMTNPNFERIDDYLDVETHNAYSEFLKNKIEKETIMNIIKSKSRDNSRTPMQWSDKLNAGFTNGKPWIKIAENYKEINVEKELKEGSIFNFYQKLISLRKQLNIISEGSYKGILLDNDKVYAYVRGLEDERLIVFNNFYDCEVEVEISEEFLGKSFTYLIGNYEKRDLEPKLELRPYETVAFYSKDIKK, encoded by the coding sequence ATGGATTTCAAGAAGAAAGTTATTTATCAAATATATCCAAAATCATTTAATGATTCTAATAATGATGGGATAGGAGATTTAAAAGGAATTATAGAGAAATTACCTTATTTATATAAATTAGGTGTAGATATAATTTGGATTAACCCATTTTTTGTTTCTCCACAAAGGGATAATGGATATGATATTGCTGACTATACATCAATAGATTCTATGTTTGGAACTATGGAGGATTTTGAAAAGTTAGTGGATGAAAGTAAAAAATATAATATAGAGTTGATGCTGGATATGGTGTTAAATCACACATCAACAGAACATAAATGGTTTAAAAAAGCTTTGGCAGGAGATAAAAAGTATCAAGATTTCTACTTCATTAGAGATGGCAAAGAAAATAATCAACTACCAACAAATTGGAAATCTAAATTTGGTGGAGATGCTTGGGGAAAATTTGGGGATACAGATAAGTACTACTTACACTTATATGATGTTACACAAGCCGACCTCAACTGGCGTAATCCTGAGGTTAGGGAAGAATTATATAAAGTTGTAAATTTTTGGATAGATAGAGGAGTTAAGGGGTTTAGGTTTGATGTAATAAATGTAATTGGCAAAGATGAAGAATTGAAAGACTCTACAAATAATATAGGAAAAGAAATGTATACAGATAAACCTATTGTCCATGAATTTATTAAAGAAATGAATAAAGAAACTTTTGGAAGAGTTGAGGGCATAACAACTGTTGGAGAAATGTCTTCAACAACTATTGAAAATTGTATCTTATATTCTTCTCCAAAAGAAAAAGAGCTTTCAATGACATTTAATTTTCATCATCTAAAAGTAGATTATGAAAATGGAGAAAAGTGGAGTGATATGCCTTTTGACTTTATGATGTTGAAAAAACTCTTAAATGAATGGCAAGAAAAGATTGAAAGTGGCGGTGGCTGGAATGCACTATTTTGGAATAATCATGACCAACCAAGAGCTATTAGTAGATTTTGTAATGAAGAATACAGAGTTGAAGCATCAAAAATGTTAGCTGCTACAATACATCTATTAAGAGGAACACCATATATATATCAAGGTGAAGAAATAGGTATGACAAATCCAAATTTTGAAAGAATAGATGATTATTTAGATGTTGAAACTCATAATGCGTATAGTGAATTTTTAAAAAATAAAATTGAAAAAGAAACAATAATGAATATTATAAAGTCCAAATCCAGAGATAATAGTCGTACACCTATGCAGTGGTCAGATAAATTAAATGCAGGTTTTACAAATGGGAAGCCATGGATTAAAATAGCTGAAAATTATAAAGAGATAAATGTTGAAAAGGAACTTAAAGAAGGGTCAATTTTTAACTTCTATCAAAAGTTAATATCTTTAAGAAAGCAATTAAATATTATATCTGAAGGTTCCTATAAGGGAATTTTACTAGATAATGATAAGGTTTATGCTTATGTTAGAGGCTTAGAAGATGAAAGATTAATAGTATTTAACAACTTCTATGATTGTGAAGTTGAAGTTGAGATTAGTGAGGAATTTTTAGGAAAATCATTTACATATTTGATAGGGAACTATGAAAAGCGAGATTTAGAACCTAAGTTAGAGTTAAGACCTTATGAAACAGTAGCATTTTATAGTAAGGATATAAAAAAATAA